The Trachemys scripta elegans isolate TJP31775 chromosome 20, CAS_Tse_1.0, whole genome shotgun sequence genomic sequence AGTTTTATAACAACCAGAAAACAAGTTAGTAAAAATACTCAAGTATATTAGCCTTTGAAGAAGCACCATGAAGTGACTAGTGTTGTGTACTCCCAGAGCTGCGCACTTCTCTTTTTGAGCAGAAAATGCCCCATGTCTCAGTTGTTCCAGCGTCACAAACCCATGCATAGTTAAGTCTCAGAATGTGATGTTGCAAAAGAATGGGTAAGCAATTCAGACAACTCAGGGCAGGATTGTTTGTactctatacacacacaccacaacttCAAAGGCAGAACATTTGCATAAGATACACCAAAATGCTCTCAGGCATAaaggtttgttttgatttttttttttttttttttttttaaaagacataccTTTTCCTAAAGCCAAActtaagtggttttttttttggcacaaaaGAAGTCATGTTTCATTTCTAATGAGATTACGAATCTGTTGCTCAGATGTGGAATTGTGTAGCTAAAAAAAACAGGCTGCTTTTGACAAAAGGGCAGAGAAAGGAAGATTTCTTCTCTAGCCAAGGCAGGCTAGCATCAAGAGAATCTGCTAGAACTCCAAGACTGAATCGAATACTTGAGGGACGGGGCTCGAAGCATTTGACCTAAAACTGGCTCCAGCCTACATAAAATCAACTGCTACGGTTAATGGTTTGACAAGCCAATAGTTGGTGTGTGCTTCAGGACAAGCCTGGTCTTTCCCAGATAGCCCAGCTGGCCACTGGTTGTTTGGGCATTAAAACCACACTGCATGCCAAAAAGTAGCAGCATTCCCAATTCCCTAGAAGATGTACAGCTTTGTACTAGTAGAACCCGGGGCAGACTCCCAAACACATCCCCTGCGTTACTGTTTATGTACACAAGTTAGCTGAGAATTTTGGAGCTTTTTAGTGAATACTTGGATGGGGGTCTACTGCTTCCCATTTCCAGAAAGCTCTAAACAGCATTCTCCACAACCCCAGTGTCCAGTATTACATTTAGACAGATACATTCAATGCCAACCCCCACCTCTGTGTGACTCAGCTTTGACTATTAGATACTGTTAGCTGGTCCTTCACGAGCAGCAAGCCATGCCAAAAGCCTTAGCAATACGTCACCTGCAATCCAACATCTGTTATGTTACTAGAAATGATCAAATgaccccctcccatcccaaacaaaacattttcatcttGAGACATCCCCACACAAGCACTTAGGGACCTTAGCccctgacaaaaacaaaaaaataaaggtttACAGTACAATTGTGTTTATATTGTTACAGGCACTTAAGAACAGGATTCTTTGGTCCTTCAAAGGAATCAGCCACCCTGGCTTCTATCTTCAGAAACCATGAGTCTGCACAAACCTTaacacctcctgcacccaaaaggAAATTCAGACTGATTTGCATTTCAGGGCAGTGCAGCTCTACCTTTAGTCTAACCCTACAAACCCCCTAACTCCCCTGTTGCCTACATAATTCATAAGTCTTCCTGTAAACATTTCGGATCATCTACAGTTTCCAATAACACTGCACATCCAATCTCCACAGCGTACAGCAGACACAGCTAGTTCCAAACAAACTTGGGAACAAGAAACTCTCGAGAAAGAGTCCAGTATATTGCCTTTTGTCACAGTTCTTCCAGAAGGCTGCCAAGGCCAGGGAGCACCCTGGAATACAGATCCTGGAGAGTGCTGTCCATGCTCAGTTACAAGGAAGCCATGTTGGGTAGGAGTGACTGCAAGGCCGAAGGGGTTGCACATGGGTGACGTAGTAGTTGAAGTTTATTTCACTGACGTAGGGTGCTGGCTGATAGTAGCAGGTCACATTGGTTACTGTCGGGATGATGTTCTGCTCAGCCAGCACTCTCACAGCCAGCATGGCAATGAGGTTCAGAGTTTGCCTCCTTTCATGTCCCATCAGGCACACTGTACTTTCATTCACCACCCGGTGCAGGGTCATTAGGCAGTCATACCTTTTGCTCTCCATCCCAACAAAGTGACTCTGAAGGTAACACTCGAGCTTCCGCTGCTGTTCTCCAATGTCAGAAAAGTCTATGAAAAACCTAGAGCACATGTATCTCTGTAGCGCCTTCATATCTACTTCCGACTTGGGCTTAAACCCCCTCACCAGGAGATTGCAGTACTTCAGAAGCCCACCACCTCTAATTTCTTCTGGGTTCCTGGTGGCGATGATTCGGCTCCTGAGATGGTCCATcgcttccccaaagtccccataCATGCTTTCCCCAGTGACTGTGGGGTGGAAGTTCTCAGACATGGGGTTCTCTGAACACTCTCTGAATAGTAACAGTGAATCCAATATGATCTGGAAGGAGTCCACGCTGAACTCAAACTGCCGTCTGAGAGAGTCCACAAATTTGAGTTCCACATTTTTCCCACTGTTATTAGACAGTGATATAAGGCTCCAGCGGTCTGTTTCATTACATACTTTCACTAGTTTCTGCACATATGCCTCCTTCAGAGTCATGGGGGTGATCTTGTCTTTGTTTACGCCTTCTGGGAGGAAGTCCAGGAGACAGTCCATGACCACATCTTTAACTAGCTGGAAAGAATCCTCACTCTTCAGATCCACACAAAAAATGAGGTCCAAGTCTTTGTACCCTAGGCCACTATCTTGATGTAGGACATGGCTAGCTGCTGAGCCATTCAACCTGACATTATGGACTGCAATTCCCTTCTTTTCCAGACGGCTGCGGACCAcctgagatacagagagagagagtgtcattGTTCTATATAGTACTAAGGTAGCGTTCTTAGAATGGGATGTTAGAACTGACATTGGGCCTGCATGTTGAAGTAGATCATGCCAGCATAACAAAAAGGAGATGGGTTGCCATTCCTATTACAAACAGGGAAGTTTGGAGGTACTCCAGAGAGAAAGGCTAGAGAGACCTATACACTTCAAAAGCCTACATGTTTGTAGCAGTCACTGGATTTAAAAGGGGCCTCAACTGCTTGTTCTTACATTAGTGTGCTCCTGGCAGAAAGTGAACATCTGTACTCCTGCTTCTGTTCTACAGCTGTTAACTGCTCCCACCCAATTATCTCCAGGCAGCAACTGTCTGAGCAGGTTCACTGCAAGATTGGTTTCCTCAAGTCTCTTGATTCTTATCAAATAAGTTTTAGGTAACAGTTTTGGCTCATTAATCTGAAACTACAACTGATCCAGCGAGAAGTGCCCAAATGCAGAAACAGTGACGTCCCAATTTTTATTTGATTGATTGGAGTAGCTGTATTTGTACATGTTTTAGAAGTTCTCCTAACCTTGCCAAGACTCATTAAAGGCAAACTAAGAAGCTAGAGTTGCTGAAATGCACTTGCCATAAGTATGCAAGTTCATGTCTTAACTAGTAAGTGTATCCTAATAATTTCCAATATGTCAGTGTTTTGCATATGACATCTTGCCAGGTTTAAGAGGCAACTTTTCATCTAACAGGTGTTACCTTGAGCAATTTTAATCCTGCCTCCTCAATATTGACACACCCGCAAATACACCTCTGAAGCTTTGTTCATTTAATATGAAGCTGAATCACTTTCCTGATGACAAACGTGCATTAGGCTGAAAGAACCCCAAGATGATAAA encodes the following:
- the TENT5B gene encoding terminal nucleotidyltransferase 5B, coding for MLSAAAPGAGGSERPGGRFSVLSWEQVQRLDQILGEAVPIHGRGNFPTLSVRPRRIVQVVRSRLEKKGIAVHNVRLNGSAASHVLHQDSGLGYKDLDLIFCVDLKSEDSFQLVKDVVMDCLLDFLPEGVNKDKITPMTLKEAYVQKLVKVCNETDRWSLISLSNNSGKNVELKFVDSLRRQFEFSVDSFQIILDSLLLFRECSENPMSENFHPTVTGESMYGDFGEAMDHLRSRIIATRNPEEIRGGGLLKYCNLLVRGFKPKSEVDMKALQRYMCSRFFIDFSDIGEQQRKLECYLQSHFVGMESKRYDCLMTLHRVVNESTVCLMGHERRQTLNLIAMLAVRVLAEQNIIPTVTNVTCYYQPAPYVSEINFNYYVTHVQPLRPCSHSYPTWLPCN